In one window of Bacteroidota bacterium DNA:
- a CDS encoding polynucleotide kinase-phosphatase, which yields MTIQIPEFAFVVLIGPSGSGKSTFAARHFQPTEVLSSDTCRALVSDDENSMDASQDAFDVLHYVAAKRLARKRLTVVDATNVQAFARKGLLKLAKQYHVLPVAIVLNLPEAVCQARNDARPDRGFGPHVVRNHLRDLKRSLRHLRKEGFRYVHVLTTPEEVDAVTIERTRLWNDKRDEHGPFDLIGDVHGCRAELDALLAELGYTEDPAHVFDGVPALRHPEGRQAFFVGDLVDRGPDSLGVYRRVRAMVEVGTALAVPGNHDDKLVRKLRGRKVKVAHGLQQTLDEIAALPDEARPAFERGMADFLSGLVSHYVLDEGRLVVAHAGMREDLQGRTSRRVRDFALYGETTGETDEFGLPVRHNWAAEYRGSASVVYGHTPVPHAEWLNDTINIDTGCVFGGQLTALRWPERELVSVPAAETYAEPARPFLETPADSTDLTAQQLLDQDLDLADVAGKQRITTRLRPTVTIREEQATAALEVMSRFAADPRWLVYLPPTMSPVETSTREGYLEHPAEAFAYYRERGQTTVVCEEKHMGSRAVVVVCRDAEAAARRFGVDTGEDGIVYTRTGRRFFEDRTVETALLDRVRQAMNAAGFWERFSTDWAVLDAELMPWSAKAQALLRQQYAATGAAARAALPEVVDVLAQANETGLDVTNLLQQTRTRLADAERFTTAYRGYCWPVESVDDLRLAPFHLLATEGAVHVDQDHGWHMDTLANLVAAGDETLHPTAVRVVDVTDPEAVEAATAWWAAMTKAGGEGMVVKPLDFIAQGKRGVIQPAVKCRGREYLRIIYGPEYTRPEHLERLRRRGLKRKRSLALREFALGVEGLERFVRQEPLRRVHACAFGVLALESDPVDPRL from the coding sequence CGACGTGCTGCACTACGTCGCGGCGAAGCGGCTGGCGCGCAAGCGGCTCACCGTCGTGGACGCGACCAACGTGCAGGCGTTCGCGCGCAAAGGGCTGCTCAAGCTCGCGAAGCAGTACCACGTGCTGCCCGTCGCCATCGTGCTCAACCTGCCGGAAGCCGTCTGCCAGGCCCGCAACGACGCGCGGCCTGACCGCGGCTTCGGCCCGCACGTCGTGCGCAACCACCTCCGCGACCTGAAGCGCTCGCTGCGGCACCTCCGCAAAGAAGGCTTTCGTTACGTCCACGTGCTCACCACGCCCGAGGAGGTCGACGCGGTGACCATCGAGCGGACGCGGCTCTGGAACGACAAGCGCGACGAGCACGGCCCGTTTGACCTCATTGGCGACGTGCACGGCTGCCGCGCCGAACTCGACGCGCTGCTGGCTGAGCTTGGCTACACGGAGGACCCCGCGCACGTGTTCGACGGCGTCCCGGCGCTGCGTCATCCCGAGGGGCGGCAGGCGTTCTTCGTGGGCGACCTCGTGGACCGCGGCCCCGACAGCCTCGGCGTCTACCGGCGCGTCCGTGCGATGGTGGAAGTTGGCACCGCGCTCGCCGTGCCCGGTAACCACGACGACAAACTCGTGCGGAAGCTGCGCGGCCGGAAGGTCAAGGTGGCGCACGGGCTGCAGCAGACGCTCGACGAGATCGCCGCGCTGCCTGACGAGGCGCGCCCCGCATTCGAGCGCGGCATGGCCGACTTCCTCAGCGGGCTGGTGAGCCACTACGTTCTCGACGAGGGTCGCCTCGTGGTGGCGCACGCCGGGATGCGCGAGGACCTGCAGGGCCGCACGTCGCGGCGCGTGCGCGACTTCGCGCTCTATGGCGAGACGACCGGCGAAACCGACGAGTTCGGCCTGCCGGTCCGCCACAACTGGGCGGCGGAGTATCGCGGCAGCGCGTCCGTCGTCTACGGGCACACGCCGGTCCCGCACGCCGAGTGGCTCAACGACACAATCAACATCGACACAGGCTGCGTTTTCGGGGGGCAGCTCACAGCGCTCCGCTGGCCCGAGCGCGAACTCGTGTCGGTGCCCGCCGCCGAGACCTACGCGGAGCCAGCACGCCCCTTCCTCGAAACGCCTGCCGACAGCACTGATCTCACGGCGCAGCAACTCCTTGACCAAGACCTTGACCTCGCTGACGTGGCAGGCAAGCAGCGCATCACGACGCGTCTGCGCCCAACGGTCACGATCCGCGAGGAGCAGGCGACGGCCGCGCTGGAGGTGATGAGCCGCTTCGCCGCCGACCCACGCTGGCTCGTCTACCTCCCGCCGACGATGTCGCCTGTGGAGACGAGCACGCGCGAGGGCTACCTAGAGCACCCGGCCGAGGCCTTCGCCTACTACCGCGAGCGTGGCCAGACGACCGTCGTGTGCGAGGAGAAGCACATGGGCAGTCGCGCCGTCGTGGTGGTGTGCCGCGATGCCGAGGCCGCTGCGCGCCGCTTTGGTGTCGATACAGGCGAGGACGGCATCGTCTACACCCGCACGGGCCGCCGCTTCTTCGAGGACCGCACCGTCGAAACCGCTTTGCTCGACCGCGTGCGGCAGGCGATGAACGCGGCGGGCTTCTGGGAGCGTTTCAGCACCGACTGGGCCGTGCTCGACGCCGAGCTGATGCCGTGGAGCGCGAAGGCGCAGGCGCTCCTGCGTCAGCAGTATGCCGCCACCGGAGCCGCCGCCCGCGCCGCGCTGCCGGAGGTGGTGGACGTGCTCGCGCAGGCCAACGAGACCGGCCTCGACGTGACAAACCTTCTCCAGCAGACCCGCACTCGCCTCGCCGACGCCGAGCGCTTCACCACGGCCTATCGCGGCTACTGCTGGCCTGTCGAGAGCGTGGACGACCTGCGGCTCGCGCCGTTTCACCTGCTGGCGACGGAGGGCGCGGTGCACGTCGACCAGGACCACGGCTGGCACATGGACACGCTCGCCAACCTCGTGGCGGCGGGCGACGAGACGCTGCACCCGACCGCTGTGCGCGTCGTGGACGTGACTGACCCGGAGGCCGTCGAGGCCGCGACAGCGTGGTGGGCCGCCATGACCAAGGCGGGCGGCGAGGGCATGGTCGTCAAGCCGCTCGACTTCATCGCGCAGGGCAAGCGCGGCGTCATCCAGCCCGCCGTGAAGTGTCGGGGGCGCGAATACCTCCGCATCATCTACGGCCCGGAATACACGCGGCCCGAGCACCTGGAGCGGCTGCGCCGGCGCGGCCTCAAGCGCAAGCGCTCGCTCGCGCTGCGGGAGTTCGCGCTCGGCGTAGAAGGGCTGGAGCGGTTCGTCCGCCAGGAGCCGCTGCGCCGCGTCCACGCCTGCGCCTTTGGGGTGCTCGCCCTCGAATCCGACCCCGTCGACCCCAGGTTGTAG